One part of the Muntiacus reevesi chromosome 18, mMunRee1.1, whole genome shotgun sequence genome encodes these proteins:
- the SPOP gene encoding speckle-type POZ protein, with protein MSRVPSPPPPAEMSSGPVAESWCYTQIKVVKFSYMWTINNFSFCREEMGEVIKSSTFSSGANDKLKWCLRVNPKGLDEESKDYLSLYLLLVSCPKSEVRAKFKFSILNAKGEETKAMESQRAYRFVQGKDWGFKKFIRRDFLLDEANGLLPDDKLTLFCEVSVVQDSVNISGQNTMNMVKVPECRLADELGGLWENSRFTDCCLCVAGQEFQAHKAILAARSPVFSAMFEHEMEESKKNRVEINDVEPEVFKEMMCFIYTGKAPNLDKMADDLLAAADKYALERLKVMCEDALCSNLSVENAAEILILADLHSADQLKTQAVDFINYHASDVLETSGWKSMVVSHPHLVAEAYRSLASAQCPFLGPPRKRLKQS; from the exons ATGTCAAGGGTTCCAAGTCCTCCACCTCCGGCAGAAATGTCGAGTGGCCCTGTAGCTGAGAGCTGGTGCTACACACAG ATCAAGGTAGTGAAATTCTCCTACATGTGGACCATCAATAACTTTAGCTTTTGCCGGGAGGAAATGGGTGAAGTCATTAAAAGTTCAACCTTTTCATCAGGAGCCAATGATAAACTGAAATG GTGTTTGCGGGTAAACCCAAAAGGACTAGATGAAGAAAGCAAAGATTACCTGTCACTTTACCTGTTACTCGTCAGCTGTCCAAAGAGTGAAGTTCGAGCAAAATTCAAATTCTCCATCCTAAATGCCAAGGGTGAAGAAACCAAAGCTATGG agAGTCAACGGGCATATAGGTTTGTGCAGGGGAAAGACTGGGGATTCAAAAAATTCATCCGTAGAGATTTTCTCTTGGATGAGGCCAATGGGCTTCTTCCTGATGACAAGCTTACCCTCTTCTGTGAG GTGAGTGTGGTGCAAGATTCCGTCAACATTTCTGGCCAGAACACCATGAACATGGTGAAGGTTCCTGAGTGCCGGCTGGCAGATGAGTTAGGAGGACTGTGGGAGAACTCCAGGTTCACAGACTGTTGTTTGTGTGTTGCTGGCCAGGAATTCCAGGCTCACAAAGCTATCTTAGCAG CTCGTTCTCCAGTTTTTAGTGCCATGTTTGAACATGAAATGGAGGAAAGCAAAAAG AATCGGGTTGAAATCAATGATGTGGAGCCTGAAGTTTTTAAGGAAATGATGTGCTTCATTTACACGGGGAAGGCTCCGAACCTCGACAAAATGGCTGATGATTTGCTGGCAGCTGCTGACAAG TACGCCTTGGAGCGTTTAAAGGTCATGTGTGAGGATGCCCTCTGCAGTAATCTCTCCGTGGAGAACGCCGCAGAAATTCTCATCCTGGCTGACCTCCACAGTGCAGATCAGTTGAAAACTCAGGCAGTGGATTTCATCAACTA CCATGCTTCGGATGTCTTGGAGACCTCCGGGTGGAAGTCAATGGTGGTGTCACATCCCCATTTGGTGGCTGAGGCATACCGCTCTCTGGCTTCAGCACAGTGCCCGTTTCTGGGACCCCCACGCAAGCGCCTGAAGCAGTCCTAA